In the Topomyia yanbarensis strain Yona2022 chromosome 3, ASM3024719v1, whole genome shotgun sequence genome, one interval contains:
- the LOC131687953 gene encoding uncharacterized protein LOC131687953, which translates to MAPGPLWLNTGHVLDSHPITKCWIVGVILYIQERRNVHSSLADERKQNSTNFGSGSGPQSNSSNRLGSANEPDRSPARAPSANPWWAQWAREDIKALRDSSSPNKERLTVQWLSQSIAEIRSELAELQESSSNVSKDAQLKNQLMEDISTLRAEFSTLKLELESLKSRQEKMEVLVHELREEAVQSAEDIRRSLTRQREKKTVTYGTASAPYLATKCLRRLAELDGGMFPEAAKVLAEDFYVDDMMSGVDSIDEGVQLCADIQILLNGGGFTLRKWSSNCAAILEKIPDDCKDDRTSFELDDSSATIKTPGLVWEPSVTSHLLLAKSRVAPLDDLKKRKRKQSIPRLELSSALLLAHLYEKVVTSLKITVRSYFWTDSMIVRYWLSSSPSRWQQFVANRVSEIQHATRGGVWSHVPGTENPADILSRGVTADQLNEDPLWWNKALWMRGNEDSWPENVYLTVAGVDPTVLEENSDVSVVVNKSPPNEIFSLRSSLTRLVRITAWLLRWKHNAQQRTHTNRRSGILTYAERESALLHLVRFAQRECFEQELKDLQREGQVKSTSRINTLHPIMLDGIVRVGGRLVNTLVSTERKRPIVLDKNHPFTSLVMLHYHYKLLHAGQQLLIGSVRDRFWPLSIRSLARQTIHRCVTCFRNKPTVHEQLMADLPSERVTPAPPFLPVGVDYCGPFFIKYPNRQRIPVKYYAAIFVCLVTKAVHIEMIADLTTSGFLAALKRFVGRRGKPAIIMCDNGSNFVGAKRELDELRQTFLSQQSQQSIISEAADSGMQFRFIPAKTPNFGGLWEVAVKSMKQHLRRTIGLKILTPDELQTVFVQIESCLNSRPLTPLSNDPSDFEALTPGHFLIQRPLTAVSEPALTEVPEIRLSRWQQAQDFLQRIWAKWSTQYLSNLHNRTKWTRQRNNLFVGTMVLVKEDNLPPLKWALGRITHITSGSDGNIRVVTVKTRDGSFNRGISKICILPIRDNDDQSAEEEI; encoded by the exons ATGGCGcctggtcctctttggcttaacacaggccatgtCTTAGACAGTCATCCAATCACAAAGTGTTGGATTGTTGGGGTGATACTGTACATTCAAGAGCGAAGAAACGTACACAGTTCCCTTGCGGATGAGCGAAAACAAAACTCTACAAATTTTGGATCTGGCAGTGGACCGCagagcaacagcagcaaccGATTGGGAT CAGCCAATGAACCGGACAGGAGTCCTGCCCGAGCTCCGTCTGCTAATCCGTGGTGGGCACAGTGGGCAAG GGAGGATATTAAAGCGCTCCGAGATAGTAGTTCCCCGAACAAGGAACGCCTGACAGTACAGTGGCTGTCGCAGTCGATAGCAGAAATTCGTTCCGAACTGGCCGAACTGCAGGAATCGTCCAGCAACGTCTCCAAGGATGCACAGTTAAAAAATCAACTGATGGAGGATATTAGCACGCTGCGGGCGGAGTTTTCCACGCTGAAGCTGGAGTTGGAGTCACTGAAATCGCGACAGGAAAAAATGGAAGTGTTGGTGCATGAGCTGCGCGAGGAAGCCGTACAGAGTGCCGAGGACATTCGTCGTAGTTTGACCCGGCAACGGGAGAAG AAAACCGTTACCTATGGGACGGCGTCTGCTCCGTACCTTGCAACAAAATGCTTGCGACGATTGGCCGAACTTGATGGAGGTATGTTCCCGGAAGCGGCAAAGGTGTTGGCAGAAGATTTTTATGTCGACGACATGATGTCTGGCGTTGACAGCATCGATGAAGGTGTTCAACTGTGTGCTGACATTCAAATCCTTCTTAACGGGGGTGGATTCACGCTTCGAAAGTGGAGCTCAAACTGTGCTGCCATCCTGGAGAAAATACCCGATGACTGCAAGGATGATCGCACATCATTTGAACTAGACGATTCCAGTGCAACAATAAAGACGCCAGGGCTGGTGTGGGAGCCCAG TGTCACGTCGCACTTGCTGTTGGCAAAATCAAGGGTTGCACCGCTTGACGACTTAAAGAAACGGAAAAGGAAACAGTCGATTCCGCGATTGGAACTGTCGTCCGCACTATTACTCGCTCATCTTTATGAGAAGGTGGTGACCAGTCTGAAAATAACTGTTCGATCATACTTCTGGACCGACTCTATGATAGTCCGATATTGGTTGTCATCGAGTCCATCACGATGGCAGCAATTCGTTGCGAACAGGGTATCGGAAATACAACATGCTACACGAGGCGGCGTGTGGAGTCATGTACCAGGCACAGAAAACCCAGCAGATATACTATCTCGTGGCGTAACTGCAGATCAGCTGAACGAAGATCCCCTATGGTGGAATAAAGCATTGTGGATGCGAGGAAACGAAGACAGTTGGCCAGAAAATGTATACCTAACCGTGGCAGGTGTCGACCCAACTGTGCTGGAAGAAAATTCGGATGTGTCCGTGGTAGTCAATAAGTCTCCGCCGAACGAAATCTTCAGCCTCAGATCATCGCTGACACGTCTAGTGAGAATCACTGCCTGGCTTCTCAGATGGAAGCACAACGCGCAACAAAGGACTCACACAAATCGAAGGTCTGGGATTCTAACCTATGCAGAACGAGAATCAGCTCTACTTCATCTTGTAAGATTCGCTCAACGGGAGTGCTTCGAACAGGAACTAAAGGATTTGCAACGAGAGGGTCAAGTTAAATCGACGTCTCGCATTAACACTCTTCATCCGATAATGCTGGATGGTATAGTTCGCGTCGGTGGCAGACTGGTGAATACTCTAGTTTCAACCGAGAGAAAGCGTCCGATAGTGTTGGATAAAAATCATCCGTTCACGTCACTAGTTATGCTTCATTATCACTACAAATTGTTACATGCCGGCCAGCAACTGCTCATTGGCAGCGTTCGTGACCGATTTTGGCCGCTCAGCATACGTAGTCTTGCCCGGCAGACAATACACCGTTGTGTAACCTGCTTTCGCAACAAACCGACGGTTCACGAACAATTGATGGCAGACCTGCCTTCTGAACGTGTGACGCCAGCTCCGCCTTTTCTCCCTGTGGGGGTAGACTACTGTGGTCCGTTCTTCATCAAATACCCTAATCGCCAACGAATTCCTGTGAAATATTACGCTGCCATATTTGTGTGTTTAGTGACCAAGGCGGTTCATATCGAAATGATCGCAGATCTGACGACGTCAGGATTTTTAGCCGCTCTGAAACGATTTGTGGGCAGACGTGGCAAACCAGCGATCATCATGTGTGATAACGGCAGTAACTTCGTGGGGGCAAAACGTGAACTAGACGAGCTCCGCCAAACCTTTCTGTCGCAACAATCACAACAGTCGATCATCTCCGAAGCTGCAGATTCCGGCATGCAATTCCGGTTCATTCCAGCGAAAACTCCTAACTTCGGCGGCTTGTGGGAGGTTGCTGTCAAATCGATGAAACAGCATCTCCGAAGGACGATCGGATTGAAGATTTTGACTCCGGATGAACTGCAAACGGTATTTGTGCAAATAGAGTCATGTTTAAACTCAAGACCTCTCACTCCGCTTAGCAACGACCCGTCAGATTTCGAGGCATTAACACCGGGGCATTTTTTAATACAACGACCACTGACGGCAGTTTCCGAGCCAGCATTGACAGAGGTTCCAGAAATTCGCTTATCTCGATGGCAACAAGCACAGGATTTCCTACAGCGCATCTGGGCCAAATGGTCAACGCAATATTTATCCAATCTACATAATAGAACCAAATGGACAAGGCAGCGGAACAATTTGTTCGTGGGGACGATGGTTTTGGTTAAGGAAGATAACCTTCCCCCACTCAAGTGGGCACTTGGACGTATAACACATATCACATCAGGCAGCGACGGAAATATCCGTGTTGTTACGGTGAAAACAAGGGATGGTAGCTTTAATCGGGGAATCTCAAAGATTTGCATTCTGCCTATCCGCGACAACGACGACCAATCAGCTGAAGAGGAGATCTGA